CGCTTTGCCGACCTTGCGGACGTCGTCCGCGAGGCGCACGCCTACGCCGCGCGCGAAGGCGCCGAGCGGATCTTTCGCGAACACGTCGTTCGCGCCCTGGAGGCGCGCGTCTACCGAAGCGCCCTCGTGCGCGACCTCATCTACGAACTCATCGCCACGGGAACGCTCCGCGTCGCGGTGTCTGGGGCGGAGGTCGGCGTGGTCAACGGGATCGCCGTGAGCACCGTGGGCGACCTCACCTTCGGCCGACCGCAGCGAATCAGCGTTTCCGTGAGCGCCGGGCGCGAAGGAATCCTCGACATCGAGCGCGAGGCCCGGCTCGGTGGGCGAATTCACACGAAGGGCGTCCTCATCTTGGGAGGGTACCTACGGGCGACGTACGAGCGGGAGGCACCGCTCTCCCTCGCGGCGCAAATCGTCTTCGAGCAGAGCTACGACCCAATCGACGGCGACAGCGCTTCTCTCGCGGAACTCGTGGCCCTCCTCTCCGCCCTGTCCGGAATCCCCGTCCGGCAAGACCTCGCCGTCACGGGGTCCGTGGACCAAAAGGGAAACGTGCAGGCGGTGGGTGGGGTGAACGAAAAAATCGAAGGCTTCTACGACATCACCCGCGCCTTGGGCTGGACGAAAACCCAGGGGGTGGTCATCCCGCGCGCGAACCTCCGCAACCTCATGCTCCGCGAGGACGTCGTGCGGGCGATCGAGGCAGGGGAATTTTCCGTCTACGCCGTCGGACACGTAGACGAGGCATTGGAACTCCTCTTGGGCGTTTCCGCCGGTGCGCGCGACGAGGAAGGGGAATTTCCGCCCGACAGCGTACACGGGCGGGTGAGCGCGACGCTCAAGCGCTTCCAGGCGATGCTTCGGGGCACGCCTCCCGTCGCCACCGTGCGTCCACCGGAAGCCCCTCAGGAATCGGAAGCCAAGCTCCCCCCGGAACCTTTTCCTAGGGGGGAAGGGTCTGGGTCGTAGGGGAACGCACGGCTTCGATTCGCGGCACATCGAGGGGGAGGTCGACCGTGGGGAAGACCTTGCGCCGACTTGTCGTAGTCGCTCTCGCCGTTCTGGCTTGGGTTCGGCTCCAAAGCCACCCCCTTTACCTGAATCCCGAGGAACTTTGGGCGAAGGCGCGCGAGGCGCTTTTCTCCTTGACCGAGCGCGCTTCTCCGGTTCCCGAATCCGCCGGAGGGACCGGGGAGACCCCTTCTCTCGGGGCCCATGCCGATTCCCAAGTGCCCGCGGCCGATTCGGGATCTCCTTCGGGCGAATCCGAGGTGCGCACGTCTGGGACTGCTGCGCTCCACCTGGGGCTTTCGGCAGACGAGGCTTCCGCCCTTCTCGGTTCCCCGACCTGGCGCGGGCTATCGCCACAAGGAGAAGATTGGTGGGTATACGAAAAGGGAGGACGGCTGTACGCCGTCCTCGCCTTCCGCGACGGTGTGTTGGTAGACGTCTTCAGCACCTCGCCGAATTGGGCGCTGGGAAAGTACCGGGTAGGCCAGAAGTTTCCGGACGATACCGTCCCGCAGACGATCGAGGTGCGTCTGGATGCGGGGATCCAGGCGCAGTTTTCCCAAGAACGACTCAAGGAGGGGGTCATCCTCCTCCCCGGGAGCGGTCGCGGGGAACTCATCCGCGTCTACGTCGACCGCTTTCGCGAGAACCTCGTCGTCGCCGTACGCCTGAGTGACGTTCGCCATGTTTTGCAAGCCCGTTCGTTTCCCGTGCAGTTGAGTTACATGGGAAGCCTTCCCGCGTGGCTGAACGAAGAAGAGCCTCCAAAAGTACCCGAGCAATCGGCGCGCACCGGTGAGCGCCTCATGCACCGCCTGATGAACGACTTTCGCGTCGATATGGGGCTTAGGCCGCTTACGTGGGACGACGCCGCCGCCCGCGTCGCCCTGGGCCACAGCCAAGACATGGCGACGCACCACTTCTTTGCCCACGTCTCCCCCACGACGGGGCTTGACGTGGCCGGGCGGATGCAGCAGGCGGGGATCCCTTACCGCATCGTCGGGGAAAATCTCGCCACGGGCTTTGCCGACGTCCTCGAGGCGCACGTAGGGCTTCTGAACTCCGAGGGGCATCGGAAGAACTTGCTCGGCAATGACTTTACGCGAGACGGCGTGGGGATCGTGGACCGCTACGTTACGGTCGTGTTTTACCGTCCTCTATGAGAGACGGTTCCGCCGTAGGGTAGGGCGGGCACTGTCCACGTGGTCCAGAGGTTTCGCCGCACGGGATAGGCTTCGGCGATGAGGAAGCTTTGCACGGCAATCACGAGGAGGGCCACCTGTGGCGAAAAGAAGGGGAAGTCCACGAGGCCGTGGACGAAAAGGGCGAGGAAGAAGGCCGCAGCCGGCCTTCCCCACGGGTGGTTTCGGCGGAGGAGTTCTCCGAGGACGCGCACGATGAGGTAAAACGCGGGCACGAGGAGGAAGAAACCCAGGACGCCGCTGTCTACGAGGAGGCTGAGGATGAGGTTGTGGGCGTGCGGCAGTGGGACGGATTCCCCTAAGACCTCGGGGGGGACTTTGGTAAAGGCGGCAAGCCCGTGTCCGGTCCACGGCGCCTCACGAAAGAGCTCGAGGCCTTTCCGCCAGACCTCACCGCGTTCCGCCAACGAATCCCTCCAGAGGGAAAACCGAGGAATCGCGGAGGTAAGGAGCCAAGGTGCGGAAAAGAGCGTAACCCCCACGTGCGTGAGGGGAGTGGTGTGGAGCTTTTTCACGAGATTTGCCTCACGCCGTCGTTCCGCCGCCGCGTCGCCCGCGGCGAAGAGAACGGCGTAGAGGACGAGCCCTGCCGCTAGTCCGACCATCCCACCCCGCGATCCGGTGAGGAGGAGGGCGATTGCGTAGAGGGAAAGTTCTCCGGCGTAGACGAGGCGGAGACGGGTGGAGGTACTCCGTTCGATCAGCCCGGCGCCGAGGAAGAGGAAAAAGACAAAGAACACCGCCGCAAAGTTGGGATTTTCAAACGTTCCGCTGGCGCGGAAACCCGTCCCGCCCCGCCACGGATACCATCCGAGGAGGACGAGGACGTCGCCCCAACGGTTGAGGAAAAAGGATTGGGCCAACGCCAAAACGGCGGTCGGCACGCCGAGGTGGTAGACGGCAGAAAGCATACGTTCCGTCTCTTCTGCGTGCACCTCCGGCGGGCGGAGGTCGATGCGCACGAACACCCAAAGGGAAAACGCGGCGTACAGGATCGGAAAAAGGCTGTACAGAAGGCTTTGCAGATCCTTTTGCTCCGCGGCCACCGCGAGGTTCCAAAGGCCGAAGGCGGCCAGGCTACCGCTCCACCAGAGAATCGGATGCCCTTCCCCTCGCGCGGAAAAGAGCATTGCGGAGAGGGCGTGTCCGTCGCTTTTCCGCAGAGTCCGGACGAGATCCTGCACCGCATAGGTGAGAAACACCACGATGAAGTAGGGCACGTAGAGGGCGAGAAGGGCCACCTCTCGAGTGCCCATCGCGTTCCGCAGGCGCTTTCGTTCTTTCTGTCTGTACATCCTCGGGATGACCCCCTTGATCTCCGTCCACGAGGAGTGTTTCCCGTTTCTCGATCCCTACCCGTCTGCAACATAGCCGAACGGGGCAATCGGGGCATGACACTTCGGTAAGGTTGTCCGGACGCGAGGGCTCGGTCGCGACATGTTCCCCCGCGCACACACGTAGGTATATATTCGCCTCCTTTCCGGGGAGCTCCTCCTAGCCCTTTCGGTGCGCGGGAAAAATTTACTCCCTTCGCGCGCACAAAAAAACGCCGGCACCGGATCTCGCACCTTAGGGCTGCTTCGTTTCCGACCTGACCCGGTTCGGTACTCCATCCGTGCCGACGCAAAAGCTAGTATACATCATCCGCAAAGGCATTGGCAACCCCTATGGTTTCCTCGGGCGACGTCCGCAGGCAAGCCGTGTGTCGAAGAGCCTTGAGGCCGATCGGCGGGGGAGGTGGGGGTAGGTGACGGATTCGCGGCTCGTTCGCTTGCTCGTCGCGCTCGGAATTTCGGGATTCGGGATTGGCGTAGTTTGGGGGTTCCACCTCGACCCGCCGACGCTCGCCGCCGTGGCACACGCTTTGGGGGAACGCGACGCCCCGACCTTCGTGTTCTCCGCTTCTTCCTTCGGGCGAACGGCGATGCTTCTTTTGGGAGAGACCCTTCTTTTGGCCTGGGTGGGGGCTTCCGTCCTCTTGGCCCCTTTGCTCGGGCTGTACTTCGTCGGATATGCCGCCCGCCTCGGCTTTACCTTGGCCTTCCTCTACCGAACGGGGCTTCTGCACACGGGCGACGTCGTCTTTCTCTTCGGCCTGCACGGCCTTTCCCTCCTCGCCCTCGCGTTTGGCCTCGCCTTTACCGCGCGGTTTGCCTCCTTCGTCGTACACAACCGCCTCCTTCGCTACCGCGATCCCCTGCGTCCCGAGCTTTTCCGGTACGCCCTCGCGTGGGCAGGTGTCTTTTTCTTCCGCCTCTTCCTCTGGTGGGCGATTCCCCAGCTTCTCCTATCCGCACCTACGTCTTTGGCAGTCCCCTTCGGTTTTGCGGTATGATGAACACAAACGCGGGGAAATTGACCCTCTCGGGCCGAGCGGGTGAATCCCCGGTCGGGCGTTCGAAGGGACGCCCCCGAAGATCGACCGCAGGGAGCACATTGCGGTATACCTGGGTTTTTGGCATTTGCCAAGAAGACACGCCCTTGATAGAATGGGCCTGAGAAACGCTGTCGTAGGGGGAACCTCCCTTGTTGGAAGACAGGGTCGAGCGTATCCGGCAGATTTTGCAAGCACACAACTACAAGATGACGCCGCAGCGGGAAGCGACGGTGCGGGTCCTCTTGGAGCACGAAGATCGCCACTTGAGTGCGGAGGAGATCTTTCTACTCCTTAAGGAACGCGTCCCGGACATCGGCCTAGCCACCGTGTACCGAACGCTCGAGCTTTTGAGCGATCTGGAGATCGTGTACAAGGTGAACTTCGGAGACGGCGTGACGCGCTACGACTTCCGCAAGGAAGGCATGGCGCGCCACCACCACCACCTGCAGTGCATCCGCTGCGGAAAGGTCGAGGAAATCCACGAAAACCTCCTCGCCGACGTGGAGAAGCTCGTAGAAGAACGCTACGGCTTTAAGGTCCTCGACCACAGGCTCACGTTTCTCGGGATTTGCCGCGAGTGCCAGGAGCGCGAGGAGCGCGAAAAAGCGGCAAAGGAAGGCGCGGGAAGTGGAACCTCCGAAGCCGCATCGTCGCGCGAGAGGGGCGAGCGGTAGGCGCCGAAAGCGCCCCGCGGTTCGGTAAAACCTTGGAAAAAGGCGTATAATGATGCCGAGGTGGAACACCTCGGTCGTTTTTTATCGCGTTCGGCAAGGTTCCCGTCGAGCGTCGCCCGAACGGCCGCCGCACAACCACCACTATCCGAGGAGGCAACGAGGGATGATCGTCGGCGTACCGAGGGAAATAAAGCCCGGCGAAAACCGCGTGGCGATTACGCCTGCAGGCGTGCACGCGCTGCACGCGACAGGGCACAACGTCCTCGTGGAACGGGGGGCGGGAGAGGGGAGCGGGATCTCCGACGACGAATTTCGCGCCGCGGGCGCGGAAATCGTCCCGACTCCCGAGGACGTCTGGAATCGGGCGGACCTCGTCCTCAAGGTGAAGGAGCCCCTTCCCGAGGAGTTTCGGCATTTCCGGGAAGGTCTGATCCTCTTTACGTACCTTCACCTCGCCGCGGCACCGGAACTCGCACGTGCGCTCTTGGAAAAACGGGTCACGGCAATCGCCTATGAGACCGTTCAGCTCGCAAGCGGTGCCCTCCCCCTCCTCCAACCCATGAGCGAGGTCGCGGGGCGCCTCTCCGTGCAGATCGGCGCGCAGTTCCTTCAAAAGACCTACGGCGGGTCGGGAGTGCTTCTGAGTGGGATTCCTGGGGTTGCTCCGGGAAAGGTCGTGATTCTCGGAGGAGGGACCGTGGGAACAAACGCGGCGAAAATCGCCGTGGGTTTGGGGGCAGAAGTCGTCATCTTCGAGGTCAACGCGGAGCGCTTGCGCGCCCTGGACGACCTCTTCGGTCCGCGGGTGCGCGTCCTTATGTCGAATCCGTGGTCGATCGGTCAGGAGGTCGCGGAGGCGGACCTCGTCGTCGGGGCGGTTCTCATCCCCGGGGCCAAGGCCCCCGTCCTCGTCACGGAAGACATGGTGCGCGCCATGCGTCGGGGTTCGGTAATCGTGGACGTCGCCGTCGACCAGGGGGGATCGATCGCGACAGTGGACCGCGTAACCACCCACGACAATCCCGTGTACGAACGGTTCGGCGTCCTCCACTATGCCGTGGCCAATATCCCCGGCGCCGTCCCCCGTACGTCCACGTGGGGACTCGTGAACGCCACCCTGCCCTACGTGCAAAAGCTCCTTTCCGCTCCCGTCGCCGAAGTCCTCCGGCGCGATCCCGCCCTACGCAAAGGGCTCAACACGTACGCCGGATATGTGACGCACGAGGCGGTCGCGCGTTCCTTGGGCCTTCCGTACCGCCCGCCGGAGGAGCTTCTCGCCTGAGGGGGAGGTGGCCGTGGATCTTTTGCGCACGGTTTCCGAGGAGAAGGAAGCCTTTCTCCTCTACCTCCGTGTAGAACGCGGTCGCGCGGAGCATACGGTGCACGCATACGCCTCCGACCTCGAGGACTTCGCCCGCTGGCTCTCCTCCTGCGACTGCCGACGCCGATCGGAGGAATCCCCCCCGCGAGAGGTGTGGCGGGAAGCCGTGGCCGCCTATCTCGAGTCCCTTTCCGAACGCGGACTTCGCCCCACCACGGCCAAGCGGCGGATTGCCGCGCTCCGAGCCTTTACTCGGTATCTGGAGGAAAACGGCCGACTTCCGGAGGACGTGCTGCGGGAGGTGCGCGGCCCCAAACGCGACGTGGGGTTGCCCCGGGTACTCGGAGAGTCGGAGGTGCTCGCCCTCATAGAATCCGTCCGCGGCTCGGATCCCCTGTCGCTTCGCGACCGCGCCCTTTTCGAGCTCCTCTACAGTTCGGGACTTCGCGTCTCCGAACTCGTCGGGCTTACGTTTTCCGCCATTCACTGGGAGGGGGAGTTCCTGCGCTTTATCGGCAAGGGCGACAAGGAACGGGTCGTCCCCTTCGGCCGCGCCGCCGCCGACGCCCTTCGGCGCTACCTGGAATTCGGTCGTCCCGCCCTCGCCGCCCGCGGGCAGAAGGCGGGCGGGAGGCCTTCGGACCGCGTGTTTTTGAACGCCCGCGGACGCCCGCTCACGCGGCAGGGCTTCTGGAAGATCCTCCGCGAGCGGGCCCGCGCCGCGGGGATCGCGAAAGCGCTTTCCCCCCACACCCTGCGCCATTCGTTTGCCACGCACCTTCTCGCCCGGGGAGCAGACCTTCGGGTGGTGCAGGAGCTCCTCGGACACGCGGACGTCCGCACGACCCAGATCTACACCCACGTCGTTCGAGAAGCCGCGTGGGAGGTCTTTCGCCGCGCGCACCCGCGCGCGTGACGCCGGGTCCGGGCGCCTCGCGGGGTAGGGCGTCCGACGGACACCTTGCCTCCGGCAGGCTGTTCTGAAGTTCGCCCCTTTCAGGAGGTTGGACGATGCCGCAACCCGAACCCGTATTTGCCCGAACGACCGTCATCGTCTTGGACAGCGTAGGCATCGGAGCACTTCCGGACGCCGAAGGGTACGGAGATGCGGGAGCAAACACCCTAGGCCACCTTGCCGAGCGCCGGGGTCTCGCGCTCCCCCACCTCGCCTCTCTCGGCCTGGGGAACATCGCCCCCCTGGCGACCGTCCCTCCCGCCGAACGGCCGCGCGCCTTCTTTGCCAAGATGGCCGAGCGTTCCGTTGGCAAGGACACGCTCACCGGGCACTGGGAACTCATGGGGCTGTGGGTGCGCCGGGCCTTCCGTACGTTTCCCCACGGTTTTCCCGAGGAGCTCATCCGACGGTTCGCCGAGGCCACAGGGCGAGGCGTCCTCGGCAACAAGGTGGCCTCCGGAACGGCGATCATCGAAGAGCTCGGCGAAGAACACATGCGCACGGGTGCGTGGATCGTCTACACCTCGGCGGACAGCGTCTTTCAAATTGCGGCGCACGAAGAGGTCGTCCCCCTCGAAGAGCTCTACCGTGCTTGCGAGATCGCCCGACGCCTCACGCTCGAGGAACCGTACCTCGTGGGGCGCGTCATTGCCCGTCCGTTCCGCGGGAAACCGGGCAGCTTCGTCCGTACGGCAAATCGCCGCGACTACGCCGTAGAACCTTTTGCCCCCACCCTTCTCGACGCCCTTCGGGATGCAGGCTTTGACGTCTGGGCGGTAGGTAAGATCGAGGACATCTTTGCTGGGCGGGGGATTACCCGCTCCTGGCGTACGGGCTCCAACGAAGAGGGGGTAGAAACCACCCTCGCCCGCCTCGAAGAAGACTTTACGGGCCTTTTGTTCGTCAACCTCGTGGATTTTGACTCGCGCTACGGACACCGCCGCGATCCGGAAGGGTACGCGCGGGCGCTGGAGGCGTTCGACGCCCGCGTTCCGGACCTCCTTGCGCGCCTTCGGCCGGGCGACCTCCTCGTGATCACGGCAGACCACGGAAACGATCCCTACCACGAAGGGACCGACCACACGCGAGAGTACGTTCCGCTCCTCGCGGTGGTGGCGGAGCAGGAGGAAGGACGATCCCTGGGCGTCCGGGAGACGTTTGCCGACCTCGCGGCGACGCTTGCGGAAAACTTTCACCTCCGGTGGCGGCCGGAAATCGGTACGAGCTTTCTCCGCGAACTCGTTCGTCAGTCCGACGAAAAGGAGCGATGATCCTATGCGTGCCCAGGAGATCCTTGCGAAGAAGCGAGACGGCGGAGTCCTCACGGAAGAAGAAATCCGCTACTTCGTCAACGGTGTCGTACGGGGGGAAATTCCGGACTACCAGGCGGCGGCCTTTCTCATGGCCGCGTACGTACGCGGGCTCACCGAGGAAGAGACCCTCGCTTTGACCCTCGCCATGGCGGACTCCGGAGAAAAGCTCGACCTTTCCTCCGTACCGGGTTTCAAGATGGACAAACACTCCACGGGCGGAGTAGGGGATAAGCTCACGCTCGTCGTCCTCCCGATGGTCGCCGCGGTGGGCATTCCCGTGGCCAAGCTCTCGGGGCGCGCCCTCGGCCACACCGGGGGCACGATCGACAAGCTCGAGTCGATCCCCGGATTTCGCACGAACCTCACGCGGGAAGAGATCGTCCGGCAGGTGGAGGACATCGGGCTCGCCGTCGCCGAACCCGGAGAGGAGATCGTTCCGGCAGACAAGATCTTTTACGCCCTCCGCGACGTCACGGCGACCGTGGATTCCAAGCCTCTCATCGTCGCTTCCATCTTGAGCAAAAAGCTCGCCGGCGGCGCCGACGGGTTTGTCTTTGACGTAAAGGCCGGATCGGGTGCCTTTATGCCCACGGAGGAGGACGCCCGCGAGCTTGCGACGCTTCTCGTGCGGATTTCCAAGAAGCTCGGCAAGCGGGCGACGGCAATCCTCACGAACATGATCCAACCCCACGGATATGAGATCGGCAACGCGAACGAAGTCCGCGAAGCGATCGAAGTCCTCAAGGGTGGCGGGCCCGACGATGTTAAGGGTGCGGCCGTACGGATGGCGGCGGAGATGGCGCTTTTGGCCGGCAAAGCGGAGACGATTCTCGAGGCCGTCCGCCTCGTCGACGATACGCTGGCTTCGGGTGCGGCCCTCGAAAAGTTCGCCGAATGGGTGGAACGCCAGGGCGGCGATCCGCGCGTCGTGGACGACTACGAGCTCCTCCCGCAGCCGGAGTACGAGGTGATCGTCGGTGCCGAGCGGGAGGGAATCCTCATGCCGCCGGACGCCCGGCTCATCGGCGAGGCGGTGATGCTTGCGGGCGGCGGACGGAGGAAGAAAGGCGACCCCATCGACCACGCCGCCGGCGTCACCCTGTACTACCGCGGCGGCTCCAAGATCTTCCGCGGCGACGCCCTGGCGCGGATGGTAGCCTCTCAGGAAATTCCCGACGAAGCCGTGGAAAAGCTCGTCCAGGCTTTCAAGGTGACCGAAGAGGACGTCACCTGCATCCAGACCGTGATCGACGTCGTGCGCGATCGCGACCTCGAGGACTGAGGACGGGAAACGAACCGAACGGGCGAGTTGTGCATCCGACGTTTGCTGTTGGCGACGCCCTGTCCGGAAAGCGAGTCGAACGGGTGCAGAGCGCATCCCCCAGTATGCCGCGGCGACTTCTGGGAGATCCTAGAAGAGATGAGACGGGCCCGCTCAACTCCGGAAACCCTTCCGGCAGCGGACGTGGCCCTGGATCGACCGGAGGTGGATGTACGGTGTACGGGCGGATGCGCGTTGCGTTTCGTACGGGACTCTTCCTCACGGTGACGTTTTTGGCCATCGGCGTCTGGTCCTTCCCGCTGACGACGGTGTGGGGGGACGTGTTTCCGGGGGATGAAGGCGCGGCGCACTCGTCGGCAGCTTCGGACACCCTTTCGGCAAAGCCCGCGACATCGGAGCCCGAGAAAGACTCCGCCCCCGATCTCGCACCGAACGCCAAGTCGGCGATCCTGATCGAGGCGACGACGGGCGCCGTCCTTTACGAAAAGGAAGCCGACACTCCGCTTCCGCCGGCGAGCATGACCAAGGTGATGACCATGCTCCTCGTCGCCGAAGCGGTGGACGCCGGGCGCATCCGCCTGGAAGACCGCGTGATCGCGAGCGAGCGTGCCGCTAGGATGGGCGGATCGCAGGTGTTCCTCGCCCCGGGCGAAGAGATGACTGTCGAGGACCTCTTGAAGTCCGTCGCCATCGCCTCGGCCAACGACGCTGCCGTCGCACTTGCTGAGCACCTCGCCGGTTCGGTGGAGCAGTTTGTCGAACTCATGAACCGGCGCGCCCGCGAACTCGGGCTGCAACATACGACGTTTCGCAACGTCCACGGGCTTCCAGAAGAGGGCCACGTCGCCTCGGCACGCGACCTCGCCCGCCTCGGCCGCGAACTCGTGCGCCACGCGTGGATCCTCGAGTACACCGGACGCTATGAAGACATGCTTCGGGAAGGGTCGGCAAAGCCCTTTTGGCTCGTGAATACGAACCGCCTCGTCAAGTTCTACCCGGGGATGGACGGACTGAAGACGGGGTACACCGCGGAAGCGCGCTACGGACTCGTGGCGACCGCCAAGCGCGGGAGCCTTCGGTTCATCGCGGTGGTCATGGGCGAGCCAGACGTCAAGACGCGCAACCGAGAGGTCACCGCAATGCTCGACTACGGGTTCGCCCACCTCGAAGCGAGCACGCTGTACGCCCGAGGCGAGCGCGTCGCGCGCTTCCGGGTATCGGGCGGAACTCCCGAGGAAGTAGGGGCGCGGGCCGGTGAGGACGTGATTGCCGTCTTCCCCAAGGGGAAGGGCGAGGTCGTGCGCACGGAAGTCGTCCCCCACGTGCCCCGACCGCCGTTCGCCGCGGAAACCCCCGTCGGCGAGGTGGTGGTCCGTACGGAAATCGCGGGAAAACCGTACGAGTCGACATTCCCGCTCCTCGCCGAAGAGGCGGTACGCCTTCCCTCGCTTCCCGAGCGGATTTTCCGTGGGCTGCGCGACCTCATCCCCTGAAGGGGCGGTCCCATCCGTGGCGTTGCACCTTCGCTCTACGGCGACGCGGTCCCGTGCCCGACGACGCGCTTGCATTCCCTGACGATAGGGGAAAGTTCCCGGCGGATTCGCACTACCGTTGGCCGTTTGCGTCGAGGGAGAAGGAGGTAGTACCGAACGGAGAG
This is a stretch of genomic DNA from Brockia lithotrophica. It encodes these proteins:
- the xerD gene encoding site-specific tyrosine recombinase XerD; this encodes MDLLRTVSEEKEAFLLYLRVERGRAEHTVHAYASDLEDFARWLSSCDCRRRSEESPPREVWREAVAAYLESLSERGLRPTTAKRRIAALRAFTRYLEENGRLPEDVLREVRGPKRDVGLPRVLGESEVLALIESVRGSDPLSLRDRALFELLYSSGLRVSELVGLTFSAIHWEGEFLRFIGKGDKERVVPFGRAAADALRRYLEFGRPALAARGQKAGGRPSDRVFLNARGRPLTRQGFWKILRERARAAGIAKALSPHTLRHSFATHLLARGADLRVVQELLGHADVRTTQIYTHVVREAAWEVFRRAHPRA
- a CDS encoding O-antigen ligase family protein, whose product is MYRQKERKRLRNAMGTREVALLALYVPYFIVVFLTYAVQDLVRTLRKSDGHALSAMLFSARGEGHPILWWSGSLAAFGLWNLAVAAEQKDLQSLLYSLFPILYAAFSLWVFVRIDLRPPEVHAEETERMLSAVYHLGVPTAVLALAQSFFLNRWGDVLVLLGWYPWRGGTGFRASGTFENPNFAAVFFVFFLFLGAGLIERSTSTRLRLVYAGELSLYAIALLLTGSRGGMVGLAAGLVLYAVLFAAGDAAAERRREANLVKKLHTTPLTHVGVTLFSAPWLLTSAIPRFSLWRDSLAERGEVWRKGLELFREAPWTGHGLAAFTKVPPEVLGESVPLPHAHNLILSLLVDSGVLGFFLLVPAFYLIVRVLGELLRRNHPWGRPAAAFFLALFVHGLVDFPFFSPQVALLVIAVQSFLIAEAYPVRRNLWTTWTVPALPYGGTVSHRGR
- a CDS encoding Fur family transcriptional regulator, which translates into the protein MEDRVERIRQILQAHNYKMTPQREATVRVLLEHEDRHLSAEEIFLLLKERVPDIGLATVYRTLELLSDLEIVYKVNFGDGVTRYDFRKEGMARHHHHLQCIRCGKVEEIHENLLADVEKLVEERYGFKVLDHRLTFLGICRECQEREEREKAAKEGAGSGTSEAASSRERGER
- a CDS encoding thymidine phosphorylase encodes the protein MRAQEILAKKRDGGVLTEEEIRYFVNGVVRGEIPDYQAAAFLMAAYVRGLTEEETLALTLAMADSGEKLDLSSVPGFKMDKHSTGGVGDKLTLVVLPMVAAVGIPVAKLSGRALGHTGGTIDKLESIPGFRTNLTREEIVRQVEDIGLAVAEPGEEIVPADKIFYALRDVTATVDSKPLIVASILSKKLAGGADGFVFDVKAGSGAFMPTEEDARELATLLVRISKKLGKRATAILTNMIQPHGYEIGNANEVREAIEVLKGGGPDDVKGAAVRMAAEMALLAGKAETILEAVRLVDDTLASGAALEKFAEWVERQGGDPRVVDDYELLPQPEYEVIVGAEREGILMPPDARLIGEAVMLAGGGRRKKGDPIDHAAGVTLYYRGGSKIFRGDALARMVASQEIPDEAVEKLVQAFKVTEEDVTCIQTVIDVVRDRDLED
- the ald gene encoding alanine dehydrogenase is translated as MIVGVPREIKPGENRVAITPAGVHALHATGHNVLVERGAGEGSGISDDEFRAAGAEIVPTPEDVWNRADLVLKVKEPLPEEFRHFREGLILFTYLHLAAAPELARALLEKRVTAIAYETVQLASGALPLLQPMSEVAGRLSVQIGAQFLQKTYGGSGVLLSGIPGVAPGKVVILGGGTVGTNAAKIAVGLGAEVVIFEVNAERLRALDDLFGPRVRVLMSNPWSIGQEVAEADLVVGAVLIPGAKAPVLVTEDMVRAMRRGSVIVDVAVDQGGSIATVDRVTTHDNPVYERFGVLHYAVANIPGAVPRTSTWGLVNATLPYVQKLLSAPVAEVLRRDPALRKGLNTYAGYVTHEAVARSLGLPYRPPEELLA
- a CDS encoding D-alanyl-D-alanine carboxypeptidase family protein; this translates as MYGRMRVAFRTGLFLTVTFLAIGVWSFPLTTVWGDVFPGDEGAAHSSAASDTLSAKPATSEPEKDSAPDLAPNAKSAILIEATTGAVLYEKEADTPLPPASMTKVMTMLLVAEAVDAGRIRLEDRVIASERAARMGGSQVFLAPGEEMTVEDLLKSVAIASANDAAVALAEHLAGSVEQFVELMNRRARELGLQHTTFRNVHGLPEEGHVASARDLARLGRELVRHAWILEYTGRYEDMLREGSAKPFWLVNTNRLVKFYPGMDGLKTGYTAEARYGLVATAKRGSLRFIAVVMGEPDVKTRNREVTAMLDYGFAHLEASTLYARGERVARFRVSGGTPEEVGARAGEDVIAVFPKGKGEVVRTEVVPHVPRPPFAAETPVGEVVVRTEIAGKPYESTFPLLAEEAVRLPSLPERIFRGLRDLIP
- a CDS encoding phosphopentomutase, producing the protein MPQPEPVFARTTVIVLDSVGIGALPDAEGYGDAGANTLGHLAERRGLALPHLASLGLGNIAPLATVPPAERPRAFFAKMAERSVGKDTLTGHWELMGLWVRRAFRTFPHGFPEELIRRFAEATGRGVLGNKVASGTAIIEELGEEHMRTGAWIVYTSADSVFQIAAHEEVVPLEELYRACEIARRLTLEEPYLVGRVIARPFRGKPGSFVRTANRRDYAVEPFAPTLLDALRDAGFDVWAVGKIEDIFAGRGITRSWRTGSNEEGVETTLARLEEDFTGLLFVNLVDFDSRYGHRRDPEGYARALEAFDARVPDLLARLRPGDLLVITADHGNDPYHEGTDHTREYVPLLAVVAEQEEGRSLGVRETFADLAATLAENFHLRWRPEIGTSFLRELVRQSDEKER
- a CDS encoding CAP domain-containing protein, translated to MGKTLRRLVVVALAVLAWVRLQSHPLYLNPEELWAKAREALFSLTERASPVPESAGGTGETPSLGAHADSQVPAADSGSPSGESEVRTSGTAALHLGLSADEASALLGSPTWRGLSPQGEDWWVYEKGGRLYAVLAFRDGVLVDVFSTSPNWALGKYRVGQKFPDDTVPQTIEVRLDAGIQAQFSQERLKEGVILLPGSGRGELIRVYVDRFRENLVVAVRLSDVRHVLQARSFPVQLSYMGSLPAWLNEEEPPKVPEQSARTGERLMHRLMNDFRVDMGLRPLTWDDAAARVALGHSQDMATHHFFAHVSPTTGLDVAGRMQQAGIPYRIVGENLATGFADVLEAHVGLLNSEGHRKNLLGNDFTRDGVGIVDRYVTVVFYRPL